CAACCGTATGTATAAGAAATTTTGAATATCCAAGCCAGGAGCCTCCGAATACGAACTCGCTTCCGTCCCTGATGTAAGAGGAATGGGCAATGTATTTTGATGAACTTATATTCTGTGATTCATAAACATGAAAACTGTCAAAAACAGAATCTGATGCTGTAATATGCTCGCACTTGCCAAATATCTTGTTCCCGGCATAAAAGACCCTCTCCTGCACAGCTTCAAGCACACTGTCAATATCCTTAATGTCATTTATGTTGAGGGGTGCGGCCGATTTTTTGAAATCTATCTCATCCTGGGAAATAATCCTGGCTCCTTTGCAGTAGCAATCGCGTGCAAGTGAAACCGACTTTCCTGAAATCGCCGATTTTGCGCTTGTAGGCGGATAATGGTGCCTTTTTAACCAATCTGCACACTGGTCAAGAGCCACAGTGCACTCCGCGCCCAAAAGCAGCCTGTATGTTGATTTCCAGGCCTCGTTAATATCCATCGGAAAAATTAGCAACTGGGGTATTTTAAGCCTTTTTCAGCTTCTTTTTAGCGGGGGTTTTTTTTCCCTTAGTTTTTTTCCCTTTCCGGGATTTGCTTTCAGAGTCGTCTGGCTCCTCATTTATCAATTTTTTAGAAGATTTTTTGCCGCGTTTTTTTATTTCTCCAATCGCTTCTTCCTCTTCTGCTTTTCTTGCGTGAATCCTTTCAATGTAATTTTTCATGTGACCTTTTTCGACGTTTTTTTCTCCCTCGCCAGCTTCACCATCTTCAATCTGCTGTTCCTCGGGGCTCTCTTCCCCTTCCGGCGCAACTGCTTCTACCTCTTTTTCATCTTCTTCTGGCACAAGTTCTTCATCATCCTCTTTTTCCTGCTGGAACCTAATTTTACTGTTGTCCTCGTCGTTTATTTCTTCGTCATCTTTCATTATGCCCTCGGGCTCTTGTGCCATCTGCGGGCGCATGTCCTGGAATTCTTGCTTGTCAACTGATTCAGTGTTCACTTCTTCTGCCATGTTGGACTGTCCTGTTTTCTCACCGGGCTTTTCTTGTTCACTGCCATCCGCCTTTTCCGGTTGCGCCTGGTGTGCCTTTAACTGCTTTGCCTCAATCTTATTCTGCTCATCAATCCACTTCTGCTCGCTTTCGGTTTTCGGATGAGGCACATCGACTCCCCAGACCGATGCATCCACCGTCTTGACTTTCATCGGCAATATGTATTTGGAGCCGTCAAAAAGCCTTACAATGCACTCGCGCGGATGGAGTTTCAGGAACATCTCCTTTTTGGACTCCTCAAGCTCGCTTGGGCTGACTTTTTTCTTGAAAAATTCCTCTACTTTGATTTCCATCATTGAAACCAGTATCTTTGCATCCTCGCGCGTCACCCTGAAGGAAATAATGTTCCTCACATTGCTTATGATGCTGTCAAGCACAATCTTTGAAATCTGCCCCAGGTATTGGCCTGAAACGTACACGTAGAGGTTGAATTTCCTTGTCTCTGCAAGAATGTCCTTGACGACTTTTGACTCAACGACAGGGAACTCATCAACGACAAGGACTGTCGGGCGCTTGAGTTTTTCGCTGATTGCAAGCATGTACATCTGGTTGATTATCGCCCCGGCAAAGAACTTGATGATTTTCCTGCCAAAAAAGTGCGGGTTGAAAGAGACTACAACAAGCTGGTGCTTGTTGAGAAGGTCCCCCACATTCTCAAGCTTCTTTTCCTTTCCTATATAAAGCAAATATTCGCCGATGAAATTAATGACTGGCAAAATGGCGTCATTGAAGTGGTGCATGTAGATGTCCTGGAATTCCTCGTCAAAAAACCTTCTCACTTCGTCGTTGTCGCATCTCGATGCAAATTCCGTCCTCTTGGTTGAGTCAGTCAGAAGCAAATTCAGGTTTTGGAGCGTCAATTCGTTAATGGAGGCCAGCAAGTGGACCGAATAGAATGTTATCCTCTCAGCATATTTGCTTTCCTGCGCTATGGTCGATGTGATGAGCTGTGCAACAAGCTGCGTTATAAGGGGGCTTTTTTCAACCCCCACATCAAGTGGCTCAACGTAATTATGCACAAAATCTATGACTTTTTCATTTTCAAATGTCTTTGAGAACTCGGCATGCGGGTCAATGACCAATATATTGACATCACCGTGCCTTTTCTTGACTGCGCGTATCAAAATCTCAAGCAGCTTGCTTTTGCCTGTGCCTGAAGTTCCGACAATGAGGCTGTGCTGCAGCGCGCTGAAATTGTCTGTGCCAATGCGGGCGCTTTCCGATGTGAAGATCGGCTCGCCTGAATTCACATAGACTGCCTTTGGTATTGGGTCAAGAAGCTCAATATAAAAAACAGGGTTGTGCTCCAAGTCAATGGCAAAAAACGCAGTCGGGTTGAGTATCAAAATGCCGCGGCTTCGCCCCTTCGCATCTACTGTCGTGCCCATGGCATAAAAGCTTCCAAACGCTTTCTTTATGCTTATCCGGATTTCCTCTATCTTTTCCTTGATGAAAAAATCAAAAAAATTCCCCGAAGGCACAAAATAATACCCCGGCCACAGATGGCTTTTAAGGAATTCAACCTCCTTTGAGACAACGTCCATTCTGAAGGGGAAAAGAAGCGAGGATTGGGAATAAAGGTTGTCCCTGTCCTCTATGAATATCTTAATGGTGTTGTTGTACCTTTTGAAGACTATTGGCACGCCGCGAAGGGTCAAAATATCGGAAAAGTCAATAAGTCCCAGGAAAGGAACCCTTCTTTTGATTAGGTTGTTGAAAAATTTCTCGTAATCTTCCTTGGGTATCTTGGCATCATAGATGGAAAGCTCAAGGAACTTCTTCTTTTTTGCTCCAAACATAGTATCATTCCTGTCATTTCAGGTCGGTCCTTTGATTGATTTGATTTTGCAGTTGGGGTTTATATTCCAAAGTCAGCAAAGTAATAACACTAGAATGCATTTAAAACCACTCAAAACTTATTAAAGCTTTCAGGTGCTTTCCCAGCCGGACAGAATCGCGTGACTATTCACTCAATAAATACTCAAGCGCGAGCCTGGTTCCAACGCCAGTTGCTCCAACTGCAAGCCCCCATTTCGGTTTCGTGTTCCAAGCCGTACCTGCGATATCCAGATGCGCCCACTTTGTCTCCCCGACAAATTCCTTCAAAAATGAAGCCCCGGCCTGCGCACCGCCCTGCCCAGGCTCCCCGATGTTTTTTATGTCAGCAAGCTCGCTTTTTATCTTTTCATCGTACTCACGCCAAACTGGCAGTCTCCAAACCCTCTCACCACAGCTTGCTCCTGCCTGCTCAAGGCTATGGGCAAGACCATCATCGTTTGAGAACAGTCCGCTTACAACGTCGCTTAGTGCAACAACGCAAGCCCCTGTCAGGGTAGCAAAGTCAATAACCACCGCGGGCTTGTATTTTTCAACTGCATATGCGAGGGCATCGGCCAGTATCATTCTGCCCTCGGCATCGGTATTTAGAACTTCAACCGTCTTGCCAAGGTATGTCCTGAAAATGTCCCCTGGCTTGTAGGCACTTCCGCTAGGCATGTTCTCAGTGAGGGCAGCAATGCCCACAACGTTTTTCTTTATTCCAAGCACAGTTAGTGCGCTCATTGCACCTATGACTGCACACGCGCCGCTTTTGTCGTATTTCATCTTGTCCATGTCTGCTGACGGCTTTATTGATATCCCCCCTGAATCAAATGTTATCCCCTTTCCGACAAGTGCGTAATATGGCTCTCCAGTCCTGCCTCCTGCGTGCTCCATTATCACAAATGCAGGCTCCTTTGCGCTTCCGTGGGATACGGCAAGAAAAGAGTTCATGCCAATCTTTTCCAGCTCGGACTTGTGAAGTACCCTGCATGAAAAGCCGTGTTTTTTTGCTGTTTGCACTGCAAATTCCGCGACGTATTGGGGTGTTGCTACATTCGCCGGCTCGTTGTCAATTTCCCGTGCCAGGTTTGCTGCATTGCCAAAAATGCTTCCCTGTGAAATGCCTTTTTTCACTTCATCTTCGTTGCTTTTTTGTGCAACAATAAAGACTTTTTGCGCTTCTTCATTCCCTCTCTGGCCCTTTTTGTCCTTGGTTCCCTGTCCGCCTTCAGAACTTTTATACTTGTCAAACTTGTATGCCGCAAGGGAAACCCATGATGACAAGTTGCGTGCCTCAACCTGAGTAAATCCAAAGTTTTGCACAAAAATGACAATCTTAGATGCCTTTTTGGCCGCAGCGGCATTGAATCCAGCTACAAGCGCCCCATTGGTTGAAAACATGTCTGCAGTTTTTTTGCTTGCGCATCCAACAAATACGAGGGTCGGGGCTTCCTCGTGCTTGGAATACGGCCGGATTATGCAAGTTGAATTCAATTTTGCAGCAAATTCCCTTGTTTTTACGATTCCAGCCAGTTCCTGGTGATATGGAATGGTGCCTGGAATTTCCTTGCCCACGATATCCTCGGAGAACACGGGTATGACAATGGCCGAGTCTTTCCCATATTTTCCAAGTTCAAATACAGCCGATATCTCCATAAAATCACCAATACAAACCAAACTATGGCTGTCGTATCTATTCTATTGTTTAATCTGATAATTAATCAGCTAAGCATGTTTTAAAATAAATGCCACAAAATAAATATTACTGCATCAAATAGAAAAATTTATGTGCAGGCAGCGCTAAGCAAATTGCAGACGCCCGCGCGCACAGGGGAGGTTAATAAGATGGTTTCAAAGAAAGAGCTTCTAAAAGAAGTCATAGAGCATGTTGACATAACCTCATTTGATTCGACAAAAATTATCGGGTCAATGGAAAAGATGTCCTTCACATCACGTGACCTTGCACGTGCTGCCAGAATTTTCAAAATGATGCTTGAGGAAAAGGACTGTGCAAACATCCTGACCCTTGCAGGAAGCACTAGTGCGGGAGGATGCATGAAACTCTATGCTGATATGGTAAAATACAACATGATTGATGCAATTGTTGCAACAGGGGCAAGCATAGTCGACATGGACTTTTTTGAGGCCCTTGGCTTCAGGCACTATAAAGGCACGCCTTTTGTTGACGACATGTTGCTTCGAAGCAATTACATAGACCGGATTTACGACACCTACATCGATGAAGCGGAGTTGCAAGCATGTGACAAGGCAATATGCCAAATTGCAGACAGCCTTGAGCCACGCCCCCATTCCTCGAGGGAATTCATCAGCCAGATGGGAAAATACCTTGCAGACGGGGGCGCAAAGAAAAAAGAATCGCTTGTGCAACTTGCATATGAACACAATGTGCCAATATTCTGCCCTGCATTTTCAGATAGCTCTGCCGGCTTTGGGCTTGTCCTCCACCAGCACAAGAATCCCCAAAAGCACCTTTCCATTGATTCTGTCAAGGACTTTTACGAGCTGACAAAAATCAAGATGAAATCCCCGACTTCCGGGCTTTTGATGATAGGCGGGGGCGTGCCAAAGAATTTTGCCCAGGACACGGTTGTTTGCGCAGAGGT
The nucleotide sequence above comes from Candidatus Parvarchaeota archaeon. Encoded proteins:
- a CDS encoding leucyl aminopeptidase, which codes for MEISAVFELGKYGKDSAIVIPVFSEDIVGKEIPGTIPYHQELAGIVKTREFAAKLNSTCIIRPYSKHEEAPTLVFVGCASKKTADMFSTNGALVAGFNAAAAKKASKIVIFVQNFGFTQVEARNLSSWVSLAAYKFDKYKSSEGGQGTKDKKGQRGNEEAQKVFIVAQKSNEDEVKKGISQGSIFGNAANLAREIDNEPANVATPQYVAEFAVQTAKKHGFSCRVLHKSELEKIGMNSFLAVSHGSAKEPAFVIMEHAGGRTGEPYYALVGKGITFDSGGISIKPSADMDKMKYDKSGACAVIGAMSALTVLGIKKNVVGIAALTENMPSGSAYKPGDIFRTYLGKTVEVLNTDAEGRMILADALAYAVEKYKPAVVIDFATLTGACVVALSDVVSGLFSNDDGLAHSLEQAGASCGERVWRLPVWREYDEKIKSELADIKNIGEPGQGGAQAGASFLKEFVGETKWAHLDIAGTAWNTKPKWGLAVGATGVGTRLALEYLLSE
- a CDS encoding DUF87 domain-containing protein produces the protein MFGAKKKKFLELSIYDAKIPKEDYEKFFNNLIKRRVPFLGLIDFSDILTLRGVPIVFKRYNNTIKIFIEDRDNLYSQSSLLFPFRMDVVSKEVEFLKSHLWPGYYFVPSGNFFDFFIKEKIEEIRISIKKAFGSFYAMGTTVDAKGRSRGILILNPTAFFAIDLEHNPVFYIELLDPIPKAVYVNSGEPIFTSESARIGTDNFSALQHSLIVGTSGTGKSKLLEILIRAVKKRHGDVNILVIDPHAEFSKTFENEKVIDFVHNYVEPLDVGVEKSPLITQLVAQLITSTIAQESKYAERITFYSVHLLASINELTLQNLNLLLTDSTKRTEFASRCDNDEVRRFFDEEFQDIYMHHFNDAILPVINFIGEYLLYIGKEKKLENVGDLLNKHQLVVVSFNPHFFGRKIIKFFAGAIINQMYMLAISEKLKRPTVLVVDEFPVVESKVVKDILAETRKFNLYVYVSGQYLGQISKIVLDSIISNVRNIISFRVTREDAKILVSMMEIKVEEFFKKKVSPSELEESKKEMFLKLHPRECIVRLFDGSKYILPMKVKTVDASVWGVDVPHPKTESEQKWIDEQNKIEAKQLKAHQAQPEKADGSEQEKPGEKTGQSNMAEEVNTESVDKQEFQDMRPQMAQEPEGIMKDDEEINDEDNSKIRFQQEKEDDEELVPEEDEKEVEAVAPEGEESPEEQQIEDGEAGEGEKNVEKGHMKNYIERIHARKAEEEEAIGEIKKRGKKSSKKLINEEPDDSESKSRKGKKTKGKKTPAKKKLKKA
- a CDS encoding deoxyhypusine synthase, which translates into the protein MVSKKELLKEVIEHVDITSFDSTKIIGSMEKMSFTSRDLARAARIFKMMLEEKDCANILTLAGSTSAGGCMKLYADMVKYNMIDAIVATGASIVDMDFFEALGFRHYKGTPFVDDMLLRSNYIDRIYDTYIDEAELQACDKAICQIADSLEPRPHSSREFISQMGKYLADGGAKKKESLVQLAYEHNVPIFCPAFSDSSAGFGLVLHQHKNPQKHLSIDSVKDFYELTKIKMKSPTSGLLMIGGGVPKNFAQDTVVCAEVLGKEVPMHKYAIQITVADVRDGACSSSTLKEASSWGKVDTTYEQMVYAEAGSVLPLLASYAYHSGAWKSRKRREYAKMF